A window of the Callospermophilus lateralis isolate mCalLat2 chromosome 7, mCalLat2.hap1, whole genome shotgun sequence genome harbors these coding sequences:
- the LOC143404191 gene encoding olfactory receptor 10T2-like — protein MITEFILIGFSNLGDLQILLFFIFLIVYLSTLMANATIMTVIRLDRTLHTAMYFFLFVLSCSETCYTLVIIPKMLSNLLATIPSISFLGCAAQLYFFVGLACTNCFLIAVMGYNRYVAICNPLNYTLIMSRDTCVHLVLASSLCGFLISVVVNLLVFSVPFCASNRIDHFFCDIFPVLKLGCTDTKLKEMVIFFLSILVLLVPFVLIFVSYVFIVSTILRISSVEGQRKAFATCASHLMVVVIHYGCASFIYLRPTSLYSSDQDSLVAVTYTVITPLLNPVVYTLRNKEVKTALRKVLSRYSFPKAV, from the coding sequence TGATAGGCTTCTCCAACCTGGGGGACCTGCAGATCCTGCTTTTCTTTATCTTCTTAATAGTCTACCTGAGCACTCTGATGGCCAATGCCACCATCATGACCGTCATTCGCCTGGACAGGACTTTGCACACCGCcatgtatttctttctctttgtccTTTCTTGCTCTGAAACCTGCTATACCTTGGTCATCATACCTAAAATGCTAAGCAACCTGCTGGCCACCATTCCCAGTATTTCCTTCTTGGGCTGTGCCGCCCAGCTCTATTTCTTTGTGGGCTTGGCTTGCACCAACTGTTTCCTCATTGCCGTGATGGGCTACAACCGCTATGTCGCCATCTGCAACCCCCTCAACTACACCCTCATCATGAGCCGGGACACCTGCGTGCACCTAGTGCTGGCCTCCAGCCTTTGTGGCTTCCTGATCTCGGTGGTCGTCAACCTCCTGGTGTTCAGCGTGCCCTTCTGTGCCTCCAATCGGATCGACCACTTCTTCTGTGACATCTTCCCCGTCCTAAAACTGGGCTGCACAGACACCAAGCTGAAGGAGATGGTGATCTTCTTCCTCAGCATCCTGGTGCTGCTGGTCCCCTTCGTCTTGATCTTCGTCTCCTACGTCTTCATCGTCTCCACCATCCTCAGGATCTCCTCGGTGGAGGGGCAGCGCAAAGCCTTCGCCACCTGTGCCTCTCACCTCATGGTTGTGGTCATCCACTATGGCTGTGCATCCTTTATCTACCTGAGGCCCACCTCCCTGTACTCCTCAGACCAGGACTCGCTTGTGGCAGTAACTTATACCGTCATCACCCCACTGCTCAACCCTGTCGTCTACACACTGAGAAATAAGGAAGTGAAGACGGCCCTGAGAAAGGTTCTGAGCAGATACTCATTTCCCAAAGCTGTGTGA